The Desulfotomaculum sp. genome segment AAAATTTTAATCAAAAAAAGCGCGGCATTTATTTCTTTTGATGTTGCGTTTGCCGCGCTTTTATCCTTTTCTCTATTGAATAGGTGATGTTATTTATTTGATAAAGAACATTCTATGTCATGAATGGAAATTAAATAGGACTGTGAATAGTAACTTACTTCTTGATATCGTGAAGGATATAGCTTAAATACATATTGATATTGTTTGCCTTTTTATTCTCCTCTTGAAACCTTGGCTGATTTCACATCTTTAAGTGGTTGCACGGCCTTCATCACTATATTGGCTGGCTAAAGCATAAAACCGGCCATCTTTGTTTTTCGTCAACGATTGATAATTACCCTGCTCCACGATTTGCCCCTGCTCAAGCACGAAAATCTGGTCAGCATTCCTAATCGTTGATATACGATGAGCGATAATTACGATTGTCATTTTACCCTGCAGGTTTTCAATAGCTTGCTGGATACGTGTTTCGTTTTCAGAATCCAAGGAACTCGTGGCTTCATCCAAAATAAGAACCGACGGCTTTCTTAAAAGCGCCCTCGCCAGAACAACACGCTGCCGCTCACCTCCGGATAAACGCACTCCCCTATCGCCCACAACTGTATCCAGCCCATTTGGAAGGCTGCCGATAAAGGAATCGATAGCAGCTAACCGCAAGGATTCCCATATATCATCCTCTGCGGCATCCGGACAAGCCCATAACAGGTTATCCCTGATGCTGGCGTTAAATAAAAGGGCGTCCTGCGGTACGTAACCTATAGAATTTCTCCACGGACGTAAATTATCCAGCAATGGGTCACCGTCTATTAAAATATCTCCTTCCTTTGGCGTTAATAACCCGATTAATAAATCTACCAAAGTGCTTTTTCCTGCACCGGATACACCAACAAAAGCAGTAGTTGTACCGACAGGAAGTTTAAAATTAACTTCTTTAACAGCGCAACTTATACGATTGGAGTCATAGAAAAAAGAAACATTACGAAATTCGACTCCGTACCTTAATTCCATCCTTCTCATGCTTCCTTCTTCCGGCAGGTTCTCACGGGCGGCAAGGCATTGATTTTCCAATTCTTTAGCAGTACGAAAAGCGGGAAGCGTCATATTAATATTCTGCAAACCCGTTTGAAAGGAAGCAAGCCTAGGCCAGAGACGTGCCGAAATAACGGCAATTATTATGAGCACCTGAGGATTTGGCTTGAATATCTCGATTGCGCTGAACAAGAACAAGCTTATAAAGATAGCCGCGCCAACTTTATACGCCATGGCTGTCCTGGTCTGAATTGCGTTAAATCTGACCAAATTCTCCTTCATCATATTACGTGTATTGACAAAATTACGTATTTGAGCAGCCTCAACACCATAACTCTTAATTTCTTTTATACCGTTTAAATGCTCTGTAAGATCAAAAAGCAGATCACGGTTTAAATCTGAAATATGTTGGCCCATCCTGCGTGACTCTTTGGTAAAAGTTTGTAAAGACATAAATAAAATAAAAGCCCCGGCTATCACTAAACAAGTCAGTGCAGGAGAAATAAAAAAAGCAAAAATAATTTGTATTAAAGTAATCAGGGAATTAGTTATTATCTGCAAGAAAAAATTCACACCTGAATAAACACGTATTAATTCATTTATAATAACATTGGCAATATCCGATTTAGTCTTGGATATCAAAAGCTGCCACTCGGCATAGGCTACAGCCCGAAACAACCTGGAAGACAAAAAAACAGCAAATGACTGCTGTATATCAAAATTAAGCATGGTTTGAAAGCGCTGCAGCCAACTCTGCCCAAAATTAAGACCTATATACAACAATAATATAACCGGCAAATTTAATGGTACGCCGGCAACTTGAAAAATATGATTCAGCCAGAAAGTCAATCCGCTGCTCTCTTGTATACCGGGAATAATTCCGGATACCATTAATAATGGTATGATCATTAATATGCCTATGCCCTCTATTATGCCAAGCACAACCATCAGCATCATATTAATAATCAGTTTCTTTGGAGATAAATCGAATAACTCCCTGACATAAATTAAAAGGATATCCATTTCTCAAAATCCTTAATTAAATTCCCTGTTTAATTTTATAAACGCCGGCCAATAAAAGCACGTATGTATTTACTGTCTTAAAAACCTGCTGAAGATTAGACTGCGGATTAACATACGCAAGCCGAAGTCATCTGCTGCATCGTCATATATGGTTTTATATTTTTCTAGTTCAACCCGGATCTTGGCAATATCAAGATACTTTCGCTCAGTTTCCAGAATGCCGATATCTTTTATTTCTTCAGCCAGTTCTGTCCAGCAAGATTGCAGTCGCTGGGCTAAATCTGCGTTCTGCTTACCATGCATCGTCACGTTTTGCCGCACTTCGTCCGGCAAAATGCCGTTCATAGCCCGCCGGATCAAAAACCTGTTCCGTCCATTGCGCACATACTGGTTTTCCGGCAAACTAAGACAAAATTCGATTACCCGCTTATCCATTGTCGGGTCACGCAGCGACATCCCATAGGCCAACGACTGTTTGGTTGTAATAACGCCGAGATGACTGAATAAATCCGGTTTAAAATGCTTTTTTCGCGATTCAAAAGAGTCCAGCTGCCTTAAAAAATAAGGATCATACCCAAACCGTCGAAATCTCTCCTGTACATTAATATGGCGGGCAAAATCCGGATTTATTGGAGACAGGCCTTGCATCTTCTTTTGCCAATCGCGGTCTTTGATTTTATTTATGTTTATTTTTAAGTTGTATGGCAGCATCGTCCCCATCAACCTAAGCCACGCCTTTAACGGTCTGCGGTAACGCCTGGCTGTGTTCCGGCTTTCGCGCAGGAACTGCCACCATTGACCAGATTTTAGCAATGACATCAGATATGATGAAGAATCGCCCCATGAAATTGTTATGTTGCCCGCGCTTCCTATTAACATGACACCGATATTACATTCCTGCGCCGTCATCATAATACTGTCAATCCAAAGCAGGTTCTCAATAATCTTGTAAGGCTGCTCCAATACTGCCAAAAACCGGCTGGTATCGCTTAAAGAGTGCTTTCCTTCAGAGCGGCAATATGTAACATCGATATTTCCAGTATGTTCCCTTACTGCTTCAATAAGTGGTGTCTCATCAGCCAACATCCCGACGGGAACCCAATCCCGGTAGCCAAGCATAGGTACAGCGCTAAATACCTGGAGCCGCAGGCCGCGTACAGCCATTTCCCGGGCAACCAGACAGGCCACCGAGGTGGAATCCAGTCCTCCACTCATCATCACACCCACCGGACGAATACTCCGCATGCGGCATCGAATTGCTTCACCAAGAACTTCCAGTAAGGCTTCTTCGTATTCATGATCCGTTTTTAATTTTAATTCATTATACCTTTCGATCTGCCAGTAAACACGCTTTTCCGCCCCACTGGGGCATACTGTCAGAGTATGTCCGGCAGGCAATAAATAAATATTCCTATATAAGGTCAACTCTGCATCCAGTTGATGCATTACGGAAGGCATAGCCAGGAAATCGGCGATCCAATTTTCATCATACTCCTTGGTAATCTCCGGCAGCACAAATAGTGGTTTGATCAAAGTTGAAAAGGCAAAAAGTTCTGACGAATGAAAATAATATAATGCTCTTGTACCTGTATGATCCACAGCGCAAAACAGTTTCTGCCGCTTCTCGTCCCAAATGACAAAGGAAAAATCACCTATAAGATATTTTAAGCAGTCCTGGTCCCATTTCCGGTAAGCCTGCAAAATAAGCTGACTGTCCGTCATATCGTCTCGAAGAGAATAATCAATACTTAGCCTGTCATGTAAATCAACCCGGTTATCAATAACAGCATCCGCTGTTATTGATAACCCTGCCTCGTCATCGTAAAACGGAAGAATTTCTTGAACAGACTCAGGAGTAACATGACGGGCATGGCAACCCAGAAATACGTGCCCATCTCGCCATACTCCAGTATCATCCACATGATAGATACCTAATTCACGCATCATGGCTGTGCCTGTCTCCAAGGCAACCGGCCTGCCGTCAAGATAATAAATGCCGCATATGGCGCTCATTCTTAATTTTCACCGTCTTTGAGTAATTATGTAAATTAAAAAATAAAACGGCACAAGCCTTGTGCCTATATTTTAAAGGCCTCTTAGCTTCTTGCCGCCAAAAATCAATATTTTTAGGCAACTTCGATTAAAAAAACGGATGTATGTTACGTCCTCCGGGAAATTACTTTGTCAGTCATTTTAATAGAGCATTGTCAAAACTAAAAAAGCTGCTCTGCTATTACATTTTTAGAATTAAAATCAGGAACAGCTACCATTAGGACATATATCCCCTACAATATCTCCATTCGTAGCTGGTGTAAACGAATCAGGATCAAATCCTACTTTATTAAAATCTGTTATTCTGACTTCAATTTCTGCTATCTGAGGTTCAGACCACAGCAGTTTTTTCATTTTTATATCACCTCACCTTCTCGTTAGCATTTAC includes the following:
- a CDS encoding ABC transporter ATP-binding protein, with product MDILLIYVRELFDLSPKKLIINMMLMVVLGIIEGIGILMIIPLLMVSGIIPGIQESSGLTFWLNHIFQVAGVPLNLPVILLLYIGLNFGQSWLQRFQTMLNFDIQQSFAVFLSSRLFRAVAYAEWQLLISKTKSDIANVIINELIRVYSGVNFFLQIITNSLITLIQIIFAFFISPALTCLVIAGAFILFMSLQTFTKESRRMGQHISDLNRDLLFDLTEHLNGIKEIKSYGVEAAQIRNFVNTRNMMKENLVRFNAIQTRTAMAYKVGAAIFISLFLFSAIEIFKPNPQVLIIIAVISARLWPRLASFQTGLQNINMTLPAFRTAKELENQCLAARENLPEEGSMRRMELRYGVEFRNVSFFYDSNRISCAVKEVNFKLPVGTTTAFVGVSGAGKSTLVDLLIGLLTPKEGDILIDGDPLLDNLRPWRNSIGYVPQDALLFNASIRDNLLWACPDAAEDDIWESLRLAAIDSFIGSLPNGLDTVVGDRGVRLSGGERQRVVLARALLRKPSVLILDEATSSLDSENETRIQQAIENLQGKMTIVIIAHRISTIRNADQIFVLEQGQIVEQGNYQSLTKNKDGRFYALASQYSDEGRATT
- a CDS encoding asparagine synthetase B; its protein translation is MSAICGIYYLDGRPVALETGTAMMRELGIYHVDDTGVWRDGHVFLGCHARHVTPESVQEILPFYDDEAGLSITADAVIDNRVDLHDRLSIDYSLRDDMTDSQLILQAYRKWDQDCLKYLIGDFSFVIWDEKRQKLFCAVDHTGTRALYYFHSSELFAFSTLIKPLFVLPEITKEYDENWIADFLAMPSVMHQLDAELTLYRNIYLLPAGHTLTVCPSGAEKRVYWQIERYNELKLKTDHEYEEALLEVLGEAIRCRMRSIRPVGVMMSGGLDSTSVACLVAREMAVRGLRLQVFSAVPMLGYRDWVPVGMLADETPLIEAVREHTGNIDVTYCRSEGKHSLSDTSRFLAVLEQPYKIIENLLWIDSIMMTAQECNIGVMLIGSAGNITISWGDSSSYLMSLLKSGQWWQFLRESRNTARRYRRPLKAWLRLMGTMLPYNLKININKIKDRDWQKKMQGLSPINPDFARHINVQERFRRFGYDPYFLRQLDSFESRKKHFKPDLFSHLGVITTKQSLAYGMSLRDPTMDKRVIEFCLSLPENQYVRNGRNRFLIRRAMNGILPDEVRQNVTMHGKQNADLAQRLQSCWTELAEEIKDIGILETERKYLDIAKIRVELEKYKTIYDDAADDFGLRMLIRSLIFSRFLRQ